The Streptomyces sp. Alt3 genome has a segment encoding these proteins:
- a CDS encoding ABC transporter ATP-binding protein — protein MLIKLLRTYLGPYRRPIVLLVLLQLLQTCASLYLPSLNADIIDNGVVKGDTGYILEFGGVMIAVSVVQIVCNIGAVYYGARTASALGRDVRASVFARVQSFSAREVGRFGAPSLITRTTNDVQQVQMLVLMAFTLMVSAPIMCVGGVIMALGQDVPLSAVLLAVLPVLGVSVSLIVKRMRPLFRTMQVRLDAVNRVLREQITGNRVIRAFIRDGYEEERFRGANTELTDVALSTGRLMALMFPTVMTVVNLSSIAVVWFGAHRIDGGGMQIGALTAFLAYLMQIVMSVMMATFMFIMVPRAEVCAERIQEVLETESSVVPPTAPVTKVLKHGHLEIRGAEFRFPGAEEPVLRSVDLVARPGETTAIIGSTGSGKSTLLGLVPRLFDATDGEVLVDGADVRTLDPVLLARTVSLVPQKPYLFSGTVATNLRYGNPDATDEQLWHALEVAQAKDFVERLEHGLDAPISQGGTNVSGGQRQRLAIARTLVQEPEIYLFDDSFSALDYATDAALRGALSHETSGATVVIVAQRVSTIRDADRILVLDEGRVVGAGSHHELMEGNETYREIVLSQLTEAEAA, from the coding sequence GTGCTCATAAAACTCCTGCGGACCTATCTGGGTCCGTACAGACGTCCCATCGTGCTGCTGGTGCTGCTCCAGCTCCTCCAGACCTGCGCGAGCCTCTATCTGCCCAGCCTCAACGCGGACATCATCGACAACGGTGTCGTGAAGGGGGACACGGGTTACATCCTGGAGTTCGGCGGCGTGATGATCGCCGTCAGCGTCGTCCAGATCGTCTGCAACATCGGGGCGGTCTACTACGGCGCCCGGACCGCGTCCGCGCTCGGGCGCGACGTGCGGGCGTCGGTCTTCGCGCGGGTACAGTCCTTCTCCGCACGCGAGGTGGGGCGGTTCGGGGCCCCTTCGCTGATCACCCGGACGACCAACGACGTGCAGCAGGTCCAGATGCTCGTCCTGATGGCGTTCACCCTGATGGTCTCGGCGCCCATCATGTGTGTCGGCGGCGTCATCATGGCGCTCGGCCAGGACGTCCCGTTGTCGGCGGTGCTGCTGGCCGTACTGCCCGTCCTCGGCGTCTCGGTGAGCCTGATCGTCAAGAGGATGCGGCCGCTGTTCCGCACGATGCAGGTACGGCTGGACGCCGTCAACCGGGTGCTGCGCGAACAGATCACCGGTAACCGCGTCATCCGCGCCTTCATCCGTGACGGTTACGAGGAGGAGCGCTTCCGGGGCGCCAACACCGAGCTGACGGACGTCGCGCTGTCGACGGGGCGGCTGATGGCGCTCATGTTCCCGACGGTGATGACGGTGGTGAACCTGTCGTCCATCGCGGTGGTCTGGTTCGGGGCGCACCGCATCGACGGCGGCGGGATGCAGATCGGGGCGCTGACCGCGTTCCTCGCGTATCTGATGCAGATCGTGATGTCGGTGATGATGGCCACCTTCATGTTCATCATGGTGCCGCGCGCCGAGGTCTGCGCCGAGCGCATCCAGGAGGTCCTGGAGACCGAGTCGAGCGTGGTGCCGCCCACCGCTCCCGTGACGAAGGTGCTGAAGCACGGCCATCTGGAGATACGGGGTGCGGAGTTCCGCTTCCCGGGCGCCGAGGAGCCGGTGCTGCGCTCGGTCGATCTCGTGGCCCGGCCCGGGGAGACGACCGCGATCATCGGGTCGACGGGCAGCGGGAAGTCGACGCTGCTCGGGCTGGTACCGCGGCTGTTCGACGCGACGGACGGCGAGGTGCTGGTCGACGGTGCGGACGTGAGGACGCTGGATCCCGTCCTGCTGGCGAGGACCGTGAGCCTGGTCCCGCAGAAGCCGTACCTGTTCTCGGGGACGGTCGCGACGAATCTGCGCTACGGCAATCCGGACGCGACCGACGAGCAGTTGTGGCACGCCCTGGAGGTGGCGCAGGCGAAGGACTTCGTGGAGCGGCTGGAGCACGGCCTCGACGCGCCGATCTCGCAGGGCGGAACGAATGTCTCCGGCGGGCAGCGGCAGCGGCTCGCGATCGCGCGGACGCTGGTGCAGGAGCCGGAGATCTATCTCTTCGACGACTCGTTCTCGGCCCTGGACTACGCGACGGACGCCGCGCTGCGCGGCGCGCTGTCGCATGAGACCTCGGGAGCGACCGTGGTGATCGTGGCCCAGCGGGTGTCCACGATCCGTGACGCCGACCGGATCCTGGTGCTGGACGAGGGCCGGGTCGTCGGGGCGGGCAGCCACCACGAGCTCATGGAAGGCAACGAAACCTACCGGGAGATCGTGCTCTCCCAGCTGACGGAAGCGGAGGCCGCCTGA
- a CDS encoding FGGY family carbohydrate kinase, with amino-acid sequence MGIVAGLDSSSAFTHIVVCDTDTGEVLRQGYAAHPIEARASEVDPQAWLLSLGEAASGGLLEGVQAIGVSAQQHGLVPLDHQGNLVRPALLGNDRRAQAAAADLIDGLGGRQPWAEAVGAVPQASQPVAKLRWLARSEPENAQRVAAVLQPHDWLVWQLLGRPARRTTDRGAASGTGYWSTGSGSYRPDLVELALGRQAALPEVLGPADAAGTTPEGLLISAGTGETMAAAFGLGVAVGDAVVSLGASGSVMAVHHEALADPTGMITSFADATGMHLPVVHTSNAVRALRGTAEMLGLEGLDELSALALKSTPGASGLVLLPYLEGERTPQLPHTAGTLSGLRRESMKPEHLARAAFEGMLCSLADALDVLRDRGVEVRRVFLLGAAAELPAVQALAPALFGTQVVVPQPAEYAALGAARQAAWALGVSQGTLDPRTPPVWQAAAAQVLEPGEELAVGGAVRQQYGATRDQIHPGAFGGSV; translated from the coding sequence ATGGGCATAGTGGCCGGCTTGGACAGTTCATCCGCCTTCACGCACATCGTCGTCTGTGACACGGACACCGGTGAGGTGTTGCGGCAGGGGTACGCCGCGCATCCGATCGAGGCCAGGGCCTCCGAGGTGGATCCGCAGGCGTGGCTGCTCTCACTCGGTGAGGCGGCCTCCGGAGGGCTGCTCGAAGGCGTACAGGCCATCGGCGTGTCCGCGCAGCAGCACGGGCTGGTGCCGCTGGACCACCAGGGCAATCTCGTACGTCCGGCGCTGCTCGGCAACGACCGGCGCGCTCAGGCCGCCGCGGCGGACCTGATCGACGGGCTCGGCGGGCGGCAGCCCTGGGCCGAGGCGGTCGGGGCGGTGCCCCAGGCCTCCCAGCCCGTGGCGAAGCTGCGCTGGCTGGCGCGGAGCGAGCCGGAGAACGCGCAGCGGGTCGCGGCGGTCCTGCAGCCGCACGACTGGCTGGTGTGGCAGCTCCTCGGCCGGCCCGCCCGCCGGACGACGGACCGCGGTGCCGCGTCCGGTACGGGTTACTGGTCGACGGGTTCCGGTTCCTACCGGCCCGACCTCGTGGAGCTGGCGCTCGGCCGGCAGGCCGCGCTGCCCGAGGTCCTCGGTCCGGCCGACGCCGCCGGGACGACGCCGGAGGGCCTGCTGATCTCGGCGGGCACCGGCGAGACGATGGCCGCCGCCTTCGGGCTGGGTGTCGCCGTCGGGGACGCCGTCGTGTCGCTGGGCGCCTCGGGCTCGGTGATGGCCGTGCACCACGAGGCGCTGGCCGACCCCACGGGGATGATCACTTCCTTCGCCGACGCGACGGGGATGCACTTGCCGGTGGTCCACACGTCGAACGCGGTCCGCGCGCTGCGCGGCACGGCGGAGATGCTCGGACTGGAGGGGCTCGACGAACTGTCCGCGCTGGCGCTGAAGTCGACGCCGGGAGCCTCGGGGCTCGTCCTGCTGCCGTACCTGGAGGGCGAGCGGACCCCTCAGTTGCCGCACACCGCCGGAACGCTGAGCGGGCTGCGGCGTGAGTCGATGAAGCCGGAGCACCTGGCGCGGGCCGCCTTCGAGGGGATGCTGTGCTCGCTGGCCGACGCGCTGGACGTGCTGCGCGACCGCGGCGTGGAGGTGCGGCGGGTGTTCCTGCTGGGAGCAGCGGCCGAACTGCCCGCCGTGCAGGCGCTGGCGCCCGCGCTGTTCGGCACCCAGGTCGTCGTGCCGCAGCCCGCCGAGTACGCGGCACTGGGTGCGGCCCGGCAGGCGGCGTGGGCCCTCGGGGTCTCGCAGGGAACGCTCGATCCGCGCACTCCCCCGGTCTGGCAGGCTGCGGCCGCGCAGGTGCTGGAGCCGGGTGAGGAGCTCGCGGTGGGCGGCGCGGTACGTCAGCAGTACGGGGCGACCCGCGACCAGATCCACCCCGGGGCGTTCGGCGGATCCGTCTGA
- a CDS encoding YtxH domain-containing protein, with the protein MRYRLTFIAGVALGYVLGTRAGRERYEQLKKAAQQLAENPAVRNAAESAAHGGRDFAGKAYHSVSEKVGDKVPVSVSERVRSLRDRSGQNGSDDWGTTNT; encoded by the coding sequence ATGCGGTACCGGCTCACGTTCATCGCCGGAGTGGCGCTCGGTTACGTGCTCGGCACGCGAGCCGGGCGCGAGCGTTACGAGCAGCTGAAGAAGGCCGCGCAGCAACTGGCCGAGAACCCCGCCGTGCGGAACGCGGCGGAGTCCGCCGCGCACGGCGGCCGGGACTTCGCCGGCAAGGCGTACCACTCGGTGAGCGAGAAGGTCGGGGACAAGGTCCCCGTGTCCGTCTCCGAACGGGTGCGCTCGCTGCGGGACCGCAGCGGCCAGAACGGCAGCGACGACTGGGGTACGACGAACACCTGA
- a CDS encoding tyrosine-type recombinase/integrase: MAYIKTNSRLSGAPSYTVMWRAGGSRTGAWCRETFDDDDPAKRFRDLVNGHGQQWPPGWVKGEGFVEANEPPLPDSEKFAVYAHAYVGLLTDISEHTRTNYTRFIDNHMIPWFGELSVSNRGSRLTREHVSQWILDLQNGRPGPLHPAGTKRRAYAPKTIANLHGLLYSIFQSAVSADPALRDSNPCAHTRLPKGNDTEDDEVFLEPEEYALLKTHVRADAVDIVDALVSTGLRWGEMTALQPRDFTFASKRPTLRVQRAWKRRGEGGTFLGAPKTKKSRRTLVLTPEQVKLFRRRCQGKKPTDLIFTAPEGGAWHSGVFYAHRWKPAIDAANAVGLTKRPRVHDLRHTHASWLIAGKVPLPVIQARLGHESITTTVDRYGHLLEASDDEVVAAVEWAMGSTAEHVSKAA, translated from the coding sequence ATGGCTTACATCAAGACCAATTCCCGGCTGTCCGGAGCCCCCTCGTACACCGTCATGTGGCGGGCCGGCGGCTCCCGAACAGGGGCGTGGTGTCGCGAGACCTTCGACGATGACGATCCGGCGAAGCGGTTCCGCGACCTGGTCAACGGTCACGGACAGCAATGGCCGCCGGGGTGGGTCAAGGGCGAGGGATTCGTTGAGGCGAACGAGCCTCCGCTGCCGGACTCGGAGAAGTTCGCGGTCTACGCGCACGCCTACGTGGGGCTACTGACGGACATATCTGAGCACACCAGAACCAACTACACGAGATTCATCGATAACCACATGATCCCGTGGTTCGGCGAGCTGTCAGTCTCCAACCGGGGGAGCAGGCTCACCCGAGAGCACGTCAGCCAGTGGATTCTGGACCTTCAGAACGGGAGGCCCGGCCCCCTGCACCCAGCAGGTACGAAGCGCCGGGCGTATGCCCCGAAGACGATCGCCAACCTTCACGGGCTGCTGTACAGCATCTTCCAGTCCGCTGTGAGTGCCGACCCCGCACTGCGAGACTCGAACCCGTGCGCCCACACCCGCTTGCCCAAGGGAAACGACACCGAGGATGACGAGGTCTTCCTCGAACCCGAGGAGTACGCCCTCCTTAAGACGCATGTGCGTGCCGACGCTGTCGACATCGTCGATGCGTTGGTGAGTACTGGCCTCCGGTGGGGCGAGATGACGGCACTACAGCCCCGGGACTTCACCTTCGCGTCGAAACGGCCGACGCTCCGCGTGCAGCGTGCCTGGAAGCGGCGTGGAGAGGGCGGGACGTTCCTCGGCGCACCCAAGACCAAGAAGTCACGCCGGACGCTCGTGCTCACCCCGGAGCAGGTGAAACTGTTCCGGCGCCGCTGCCAGGGGAAGAAGCCGACCGACCTGATCTTCACCGCGCCAGAAGGCGGGGCCTGGCACTCCGGCGTGTTCTACGCACACCGCTGGAAGCCTGCCATCGACGCCGCCAACGCTGTTGGCCTTACCAAGCGTCCGCGCGTCCACGACCTCCGCCACACGCACGCCTCCTGGCTCATCGCCGGCAAGGTCCCACTGCCTGTGATTCAGGCCCGCCTCGGCCATGAGTCGATCACGACGACCGTCGACCGGTATGGACACCTGCTGGAGGCATCGGACGACGAGGTCGTGGCTGCTGTTGAGTGGGCTATGGGTTCCACAGCTGAGCATGTCTCCAAAGCCGCGTGA